In Thiohalobacter sp., the following are encoded in one genomic region:
- a CDS encoding IS3 family transposase, whose translation DYIEMFYNRRRKHGYNDMLSPVEYEKRYFMKLESV comes from the coding sequence CGATTACATCGAGATGTTCTACAACCGCCGTCGCAAGCACGGCTACAATGACATGCTCTCGCCGGTGGAGTACGAGAAAAGATATTTTATGAAGCTCGAGAGTGTCTAG
- a CDS encoding addiction module protein gives MARKVEEIEREIRALSDDERNHLLRDLVADLDGNPDPEVERAWLEEARRRLRELQQGDVEALSAEEVFRSARDRLKDGS, from the coding sequence ATGGCGAGAAAAGTTGAGGAGATAGAACGTGAAATACGCGCACTGAGTGATGACGAGCGAAATCATTTGCTAAGGGACTTGGTGGCGGATCTTGATGGGAATCCTGACCCCGAGGTAGAAAGAGCTTGGCTGGAAGAGGCTCGGCGCAGGCTTCGAGAGCTTCAGCAGGGAGATGTTGAAGCGCTGTCCGCTGAAGAAGTATTTAGAAGCGCGAGGGATCGCCTAAAAGATGGAAGTTGA
- a CDS encoding type II toxin-antitoxin system RelE/ParE family toxin yields MEVEFHPEAAAEFTAASAYYEEEVPGLGGAFITELERVAELIKQHPFLGSPIDEIFRRVVLVRFPFSAIYCLEEETLLIVAVAHQRRKPGYWRDRVGR; encoded by the coding sequence ATGGAAGTTGAGTTTCATCCCGAAGCAGCCGCTGAATTCACGGCAGCATCTGCTTACTATGAAGAGGAAGTCCCCGGCCTGGGGGGTGCATTTATCACCGAGTTAGAAAGGGTGGCGGAATTGATAAAGCAACACCCCTTCCTTGGAAGTCCAATAGACGAAATATTTCGTAGGGTGGTGTTGGTGCGTTTCCCATTTTCTGCCATCTACTGCCTTGAAGAAGAGACGTTATTGATAGTTGCTGTCGCCCACCAGCGGCGCAAGCCAGGATACTGGCGCGACAGAGTTGGCCGATAA
- a CDS encoding alpha/beta hydrolase yields the protein MNKRHRSSPRQPARLRLLRLAFRWLGPVAPRPFGRLASELWFRTHRFPEPPRETRIRERAREGILEVDGLELAAYQWGPEQAPTIALVHGWNGRATQLGAFIDPLLARGFRVVGLDAPGHGRSAGNATDLYQCARALRALADREGPLHGLIAHSFGALITAQALGEGLALQRCVLVAPPAGPDLLLERFQAMLAIPPAVMADMTRRIAQRFGEDFRERLQVARMLGDRACPALIIHDRDDRDAPLTDAEALAAHWARAELMITEGLGHRRILRDAEVIGAGVGFIDGESK from the coding sequence ATGAACAAACGACATCGCAGCAGCCCCCGCCAGCCCGCACGCCTGCGCCTGCTGCGGCTGGCCTTTCGCTGGCTGGGACCGGTCGCCCCCCGCCCCTTCGGCCGGCTCGCCAGCGAACTCTGGTTCCGCACCCACCGCTTCCCCGAACCACCGCGCGAGACGCGCATTCGCGAACGCGCCCGCGAAGGCATCCTCGAAGTGGACGGGCTGGAACTCGCGGCCTACCAGTGGGGTCCGGAACAGGCCCCGACCATCGCCCTGGTGCACGGCTGGAACGGCCGCGCCACCCAGCTCGGCGCTTTCATCGACCCCCTACTGGCGCGCGGCTTCCGCGTGGTCGGCCTCGACGCGCCCGGCCACGGCCGCTCAGCGGGTAATGCCACCGACCTCTACCAGTGTGCCCGCGCCCTGCGTGCGCTGGCCGACCGCGAAGGCCCCCTGCATGGCCTGATCGCCCACTCCTTCGGCGCCCTGATCACCGCCCAGGCGCTGGGCGAGGGGCTGGCGCTGCAACGCTGCGTCCTGGTCGCCCCGCCCGCCGGCCCCGACCTGCTGCTCGAACGCTTCCAGGCCATGTTGGCCATCCCGCCCGCCGTGATGGCCGACATGACCCGCCGCATCGCCCAACGCTTCGGCGAAGACTTCCGCGAACGTCTCCAGGTCGCCCGCATGCTCGGCGACCGGGCCTGCCCGGCACTCATCATCCACGACCGGGACGACCGCGACGCACCCCTCACCGACGCCGAGGCACTGGCCGCCCACTGGGCGCGCGCGGAACTGATGATTACCGAAGGGCTGGGGCATCGGCGGATTCTGCGCGATGCGGAGGTGATTGGGGCGGGGGTGGGGTTTATTGATGGCGAGTCGAAATAG
- a CDS encoding MATE family efflux transporter produces the protein MSSPAPQDGSHRHVWQLAGPIILSNLSVPLLGMVDTAVVGHLPDPVYLGAVAIGSVLIHFLFWAFGFLRMGTTGLAAHACGAEDGRELREVLGRGLILAALLAALLLLLQPWLTAAGLALMGAETGIDAEARAYVEVRFWAAPATLANYVFWGWFLGLQDSRVPLIVTLTINGLNALLDVLFVYGLGMTADGVALASVLAEYVGLTMAVMFARRRLRRMPGDWEPARLCNLRACRALLAVNGDLFLRTVGLLAAFAFFTAQGARFGELILAANAVLLQFQTFMAYGLDGFAHAAEAMVGKAIGAGRREALQRSLATTLQWSAGTALVFSLGYALFGPELIRLLTGIEAVRETALEYLPWVIATPLLSVWAFWLDGIFIGATRSRDLRNGMLVSVFLIYLPAWALLSPWGNHGLWAALMTFMAARALSLAWFLRRQPLALANTRKL, from the coding sequence ATGTCTTCACCGGCCCCGCAGGATGGATCCCACCGCCACGTCTGGCAGCTTGCCGGGCCCATCATCCTGTCCAACCTCTCGGTGCCGCTGCTGGGCATGGTGGATACCGCCGTCGTCGGCCACCTGCCGGACCCGGTCTACCTGGGCGCCGTGGCCATCGGCTCGGTGCTCATCCACTTCCTGTTCTGGGCCTTCGGCTTCCTGCGCATGGGCACCACCGGGCTGGCGGCGCACGCCTGCGGCGCGGAGGATGGCCGCGAGCTGCGCGAGGTGCTGGGCCGCGGCCTGATCCTGGCTGCGCTGCTCGCGGCGTTGCTGCTGCTGTTGCAGCCCTGGCTGACCGCGGCGGGGCTGGCGCTGATGGGCGCGGAGACAGGCATCGACGCCGAGGCGCGCGCCTATGTCGAGGTGCGCTTCTGGGCGGCGCCGGCGACGCTGGCGAACTATGTGTTCTGGGGCTGGTTCCTCGGCCTGCAGGACAGCCGCGTGCCGCTGATCGTTACCCTCACCATCAACGGTCTGAACGCCCTGCTCGACGTGCTGTTCGTGTACGGCCTGGGGATGACGGCCGACGGCGTGGCGCTGGCCTCGGTGCTCGCGGAATACGTCGGCCTGACCATGGCGGTGATGTTCGCGCGCCGGCGCCTGCGGCGGATGCCGGGCGACTGGGAACCGGCCCGGCTGTGCAACCTGCGCGCCTGCCGCGCGCTGCTCGCCGTCAACGGCGATCTGTTTCTGCGCACCGTGGGCCTGCTCGCGGCCTTTGCCTTCTTCACTGCCCAGGGCGCGCGCTTCGGCGAACTGATCCTGGCCGCGAACGCCGTGCTGCTGCAGTTCCAGACCTTCATGGCCTATGGCCTGGACGGCTTCGCCCATGCCGCCGAGGCCATGGTCGGCAAGGCCATCGGCGCCGGACGGCGCGAGGCCCTGCAGCGCAGCCTCGCCACCACCCTGCAATGGTCCGCCGGCACGGCACTGGTGTTCTCGCTCGGCTACGCCCTGTTCGGCCCGGAACTCATCCGCCTGCTCACCGGCATCGAGGCCGTGCGCGAAACCGCGCTGGAATACCTGCCCTGGGTGATCGCCACGCCGCTGCTGTCGGTGTGGGCCTTCTGGCTGGACGGGATATTCATTGGCGCCACCCGCAGCCGTGACCTGCGCAACGGCATGCTGGTGAGCGTGTTCCTGATCTACCTGCCCGCCTGGGCGCTGCTGAGTCCCTGGGGCAACCACGGGCTGTGGGCCGCGCTCATGACCTTCATGGCCGCGCGGGCGTTGTCACTGGCATGGTTTCTCCGCCGGCAGCCGCTGGCCTTGGCAAACACCCGCAAGCTGTAG
- a CDS encoding YgaP family membrane protein, whose translation MQCNVGGIDRLLRVIVGVALIAMVFVGPKTPWGWIGLIPLITAIVGFCPAYALIGFGTCKQEGK comes from the coding sequence ATGCAGTGCAATGTCGGAGGTATCGACCGCCTGTTGCGGGTCATCGTGGGCGTGGCGCTGATCGCCATGGTGTTCGTGGGTCCGAAGACGCCCTGGGGCTGGATCGGCCTGATCCCGCTGATCACCGCCATCGTCGGCTTCTGCCCGGCCTATGCCCTGATTGGCTTCGGGACCTGCAAGCAGGAAGGCAAGTAG
- a CDS encoding Crp/Fnr family transcriptional regulator: protein MMKASERWLQTFPELDPRQDPALEALAAGLAVVRLPAGTPVFAPGAACSRYLLVAEGSVRVELLTESGREVVLYRVGPGQSCVLTTSCLLAHERYPAAGFAETDVTAFAIPEPVFERALSASARFRTFVFHRLGERLAEVLRRMEAIAFGDIDRRLAGCLLGLADEAGCVHQTHQALAAELGTAREVVTRHLGAFADRGWIAAGRGRVQLLDRAALKAVAGAGLV from the coding sequence ATGATGAAGGCATCCGAGCGCTGGCTGCAAACCTTTCCCGAACTGGACCCGCGGCAGGACCCGGCGCTGGAAGCACTGGCGGCCGGCCTGGCCGTGGTTCGGTTGCCCGCCGGCACGCCCGTGTTCGCGCCGGGCGCCGCCTGCAGCCGGTACCTGCTGGTGGCCGAGGGCAGCGTGCGGGTGGAACTCCTCACCGAGTCCGGGCGCGAGGTGGTGCTGTACCGCGTGGGTCCCGGCCAGTCCTGCGTGCTCACCACCAGCTGCCTGCTGGCCCACGAGCGTTATCCCGCCGCCGGCTTCGCCGAGACGGACGTCACCGCCTTCGCCATTCCCGAGCCGGTGTTCGAGCGCGCCCTGAGCGCCTCTGCTCGGTTCCGTACCTTTGTCTTTCATCGTCTCGGGGAACGGCTCGCAGAAGTGTTGCGACGCATGGAGGCCATCGCCTTCGGCGACATCGACCGCCGCCTGGCCGGCTGCCTGCTCGGCCTCGCCGACGAGGCCGGCTGCGTGCACCAGACCCACCAGGCGCTGGCCGCCGAGCTGGGCACTGCCCGCGAAGTGGTGACCCGCCACCTCGGCGCCTTCGCCGACCGCGGCTGGATTGCCGCCGGCCGCGGCCGGGTACAGCTGCTGGATCGCGCCGCGTTGAAGGCCGTGGCCGGTGCCGGGCTTGTGTGA
- a CDS encoding HDOD domain-containing protein, giving the protein MQLANRLQKHLDQRKVRYELRLHEPTDTLEEAASASNLDPHNLARAVLLEDDRGLLLAVLPAHHLLDFQALKQALGRDLRPAPHPVVAATFHDCEPRSVPAIGEPWGLPTVVDNQLFGEGDICFEPGHHRALVCLSRQDFERLHEDSRRLDLSRPLSVLESRDPRDFVLPGNLERSHPILALRPASDIRHEIEAIERLPAMPEMARRLLRVRNDPHATIHDLADIVAVDPSLTAQVIRYARSAFFNYQGRIDTLDQAIGRVLGFDNALSMCLGLAASRTFRNPADGPLGLQAFWRHATYSAALAQALATALRARLAINPGMAYLAGLLHNFGFLLAGHLFRSEFFLLNRVVAANPQIPVPLIEKRVMGVEHTEMGGWLMSAWEMPEPVITSVTEHHNETYAGEHAMYANLVLLVDHLLRAEGIGDGADSEPPPLVLNALGLDLETAREICTRVLESAEALDAMARQLAA; this is encoded by the coding sequence ATGCAGCTCGCCAATCGTCTGCAGAAACATCTCGACCAGCGCAAGGTGCGCTACGAGCTGCGCCTGCACGAACCCACGGACACCCTCGAAGAGGCGGCCAGCGCCAGCAATCTGGACCCGCACAACCTCGCCCGCGCCGTGCTGCTGGAGGACGATCGCGGCCTGCTGCTCGCGGTGCTGCCGGCGCATCACCTGCTGGACTTCCAGGCCCTGAAACAGGCCCTGGGCCGCGACCTGCGCCCGGCGCCCCACCCCGTGGTGGCGGCGACCTTCCACGACTGCGAGCCCCGTTCCGTGCCCGCCATCGGCGAACCCTGGGGACTGCCCACGGTGGTGGACAACCAGCTCTTCGGCGAGGGCGACATCTGTTTCGAGCCCGGCCACCACCGCGCCCTGGTGTGCCTGTCACGGCAGGACTTCGAGCGGCTGCACGAGGACAGCCGGCGGCTGGACCTGTCCCGGCCGCTGTCGGTGCTGGAGAGCCGCGACCCGCGCGACTTCGTGCTGCCCGGCAATCTCGAGCGCAGCCACCCCATTCTCGCCCTGCGCCCCGCCAGCGACATCCGCCACGAGATCGAGGCCATCGAGCGCCTGCCCGCCATGCCCGAGATGGCGCGGCGCCTGCTGCGGGTACGCAACGATCCCCATGCCACCATTCACGACCTGGCCGACATCGTCGCCGTCGATCCCAGCCTCACCGCCCAGGTCATCCGCTATGCCCGCTCGGCCTTTTTCAACTACCAGGGCCGGATCGACACCCTGGATCAGGCCATCGGCCGGGTGCTCGGCTTCGACAACGCACTCAGCATGTGCCTGGGACTGGCCGCCAGCCGCACCTTCCGCAACCCCGCCGACGGCCCGCTGGGGCTGCAGGCCTTCTGGCGCCATGCCACTTACAGTGCGGCGCTGGCACAGGCGCTGGCCACGGCACTGCGCGCGCGGCTGGCGATCAACCCCGGCATGGCCTATCTGGCCGGACTGCTGCACAACTTCGGCTTCCTGCTCGCCGGGCACCTGTTCCGCTCCGAGTTCTTCCTGCTCAACCGGGTGGTGGCGGCGAATCCGCAGATCCCGGTCCCGCTGATCGAGAAGCGGGTGATGGGGGTGGAACACACCGAGATGGGCGGCTGGCTGATGAGCGCCTGGGAGATGCCCGAACCGGTGATCACCAGCGTCACCGAGCACCACAACGAGACCTACGCCGGCGAACACGCCATGTACGCCAACCTGGTACTGCTGGTGGACCACCTGCTGCGCGCCGAGGGCATCGGCGACGGCGCCGACAGCGAACCCCCGCCGCTGGTGCTCAACGCCCTGGGGCTGGATCTGGAAACCGCGCGCGAGATCTGCACCCGGGTGCTGGAATCCGCCGAGGCACTGGACGCCATGGCACGCCAGCTGGCGGCCTGA